Genomic window (Roseofilum reptotaenium CS-1145):
ACCTTCCCATCATTGGGGATATAATCGGGTCTCTAATGCGCCTTCAACAGCTCCAGGATGGTCTAATTTTACGCCACTCCCTCCCTCCACGTCCGGTTATCCTCAGAATACAGGAGGAGGTACAATTCCGGTGATGCAAGCCTCTTGGCGGGATCAACGGCGACCTTCTTTGCATCCTCTATTGGCAGGAGTTTTTGTCTTAAGTTTAGCGGTAGCCGGGGTTTGGTATGGGAATCAAACCCGGATCGGCGAAATGGGGTTTCGCGCCCCCCAGAAACTGGAACTCAAGCAAGGAAATCTGCATATTCATCGTCTACATACCATTGATTCACAGAAAGAACCCATTACCGCGATCGCCATTAGTCCCAATGGTCAAGTTTTAGCAAGTAATGGTATGGAAGGTACGGTTAGACTGTGGGAATTACCGAGTGGAAATCCAACCCAAACCCTGGAAGCTCATCAGGATCAGCGCGGTTCCTATGCCGTCAGTGAAATCGCCCTCAGTCCAGATGGCAAACTCTTAGCTAGTGCCAGTCGTAGCGATAATGGCTTGAAGCTGTGGGATCTTACGAATAACCAACAATGGCAAATTAAACCTGAGGAAGGATTGCAAGGAGTAGTGACCTTGGCAATTAGTAGTCAATATAATATTTTAGCCACAGGCAGCCGCGATCGCACGGTCAAATTATGGGACTTATATAATGGCTTTCGCCGCTTAACCTTTGCCTGGGAAACCGGATGGGTAAACCGTTTAGCCCTCAGTCCCGATCAGAAAACCTTAATTGCCGGTACAGATACAGGCAATCTCTATCAAGTGAATTTGGTAAATCTTCAGGATAAGATGTTGCCAAGAGTTACTCACTCCGCTGTGGGAGCCTTAGTCTTTATGCCCGATAATCAACGGTTTATTGTCGGCCAAAGTAGCCAAATATTCATCCGTGACTTAGCTTCAGGAACTGTACAACTGACTCTACTGCATCCGGGAGAAGTCAGAGCCTTAGCAGTGAGTCCCGATGGTAAGATTTTAGCCAGTGGTGGCGGCGATCGCACCATTCAAATCTGGAACCTAGAAACCCAAGAAGTTATAGGCTTACTCCGAGATCATCAGGGTGAAGTCCTATCCCTTGCCTTTAGTCCCAAAGGCGATCTTTTAGTCAGTGGCGGAGCAGATGGCAACATTAAGCTCTGGGAAGTCAGTTCAATTAATAATATAAAATCTGGAAAAAGAATCATAGAGATGAGTGAACTACTCTCAAGAGCTGTAGCCCTCCAAAGAGGATGGGATGATCTACGAACTCTAGAATAACTGTTTGCAAAGGTCTCCACACCTCAGCGACTCCGAAGAGCAACAACAAGGGAAAAAGTTCGCACAGAGTCGCTGAGGTCACAAGAGATCCTCCGGTAGAAAAGGGATGATTATCCCAAGCCAAAATCTGTGGGGGCAACTGGTTCAATATCCGGATCAAAGCCTCCTACTTGATTTGTGCGTAGCATCCAACAGACTGCTCCTTGATCCAAAAATGTTTTCGTTACCACATCATGGGCGAGTTTCGGTAATAAAGAACGCCAACTGGCTAACGTGCTATAAATCATTTTTGCCGGTTGCTCGATCGCAAATTGTCCCAGCGTTGCATCATCCGATTGCCAATCTTCCCGTACAATCCTTAAAGGTGCCAATTGTTGCCTTAAGTGTGGCCCCAATTCAACGAGCTGCTCAAACCGTTGGGTTTGCTCGTGATTGGGATTCGCTTCTAACCACCGTTGAATTTCTGGATTAGCCTGAAATTGCTCCACTGTCCGTTCAATCGCCCGATATAAGGCTTGGGAAGAATCTTGAACGCAGGAATTAATCGGCGTGACAAACGTGGTACCTGTACCATCCCCGATACGGTAACGAGCCGCCATAATGTCTAATTCAAGGATGATATTGTCAAGAACCGAAAAGCGTAGACCATCAAAATTATAGTCATCTGTTAACGGACTAAACTTAATCAACGTATCCCCAATCGGACGACATCCCATCCATCCCCATTGGCGATCGCCACTATAGCGTTCCCAAGACAAAGAACCGGCAATGATGCCATCAGTATTATGGGTATAGATTTGCCGATATTCAATCTCAAATTTCAGCGAACCTGTAAATGGATCTTCGACTACATGGGCAATTCCATAGGAAAAATGACCGAAGAAAATCCCCATTGGTGCAAATTCCGCCTTTTGGCCGCCAATGCCACCATACATATGAATGAGTAAGAGGCGATCGCCCGCGTAAATACCGCGATTGTTTAAACTAGCTTGATTGGGGTCATTCACTAATAGCACTTTGGAAATCGTACCTTTTTTCGCTGCTAAATTAGCCCAACAGTCTCGGTCAATATAGCGTTGGGTATCCCGTTTCCCTTCAATCATCTGATCCGGAGTCACCCCAAACAAACTCGCTGGAGCAAGGGAGAGAACCACAAATTCTCCCTGCTCGTTTTTCATTCCTGTAATTCGCCATCCCTGGGGATTCACCGGAGACTGTTCAAGCTGATAATTAGTAGAAGGAAATACCCCATTGCTATCGGCCACCACAGAAGGAATATATACCGGTTCCTCTACCCCATCAAAGTGTCTGGACTGAGGATTATAATGGCGCACCTGGAAGCGATCATCTCCTAAAGGGCCCAAAATGGTGACTAATCCTTGGAAGCGACCGGAGATTTGTACTGGTTCCCGACGAATCACCAAGGTCGGTCGTAATCCCACCTCTTCTAGGACAATCACAGGCCCTGCTAACTTCACCAGCACATCATTTACCGGTCTGGCACCAGCCAAAGATTCCAAAGGAGTAACGGCTAACCAATGATTTAGGCGATCGGGATGCACATTTCCCTCTTGTTTACTCACCTGCACCTGATCGACAAAATGCACATCTTTAGTAACTTCTTGTATCAAGGCAGTATCGGCCGGATCGTCACTCCAGCGCAAATTGATCACCTGACCCACTAAATATTGATATCGCTCATCCGTATGGTGAACTTCAAACAAAACCCCACGCAGACGCTGACGTTGATTCGATTTTGGCAGTAGTAACCGTCCCATCCAAGTCCCTACCGGTTTATACAATCTTGGATTAATCGTTTGCTCAATTGGGTAATAGAACGGATAACTTTCTGGTTGATTAAACAAAACACTGCGATAGCGCTGATAGTTACTGATCGCTAGTTCGTGGGGATTAACGCCCATTGTCCAATCTTCCAAGAGGATACCGGTCATTAAATCCACCGTTTGATCCATGTAACTACGCCCATCTGGTAGGAACGTATAATCATCTAACGGCCCAGTTGGCCCATCATGACCTACAGGCCCCAGATTAATTAAGCTAATTTTGCCGCGACGTTTAGCCTGATTCCAGTTGGAGTTCACCTTAATGGGCCAGCGTCCAGGAAAGCAAAGTGGCCCTAAGCGTTCAACGCTATCATTTTCACCCACTAGATGATAGAGGTGTTCAACATCCATCGCTCCTGTATTCCCACTGATCACGCCAGCGAGGGAAATTACTTCGATGGGTGCTCCTGTCGCTCGATAGAGATAGGAGACAGAAGCCATAGACATCTGTCCGCCACCGCTATAGCCAATTAATGTAATTGGGGTTTGGCTCTCCACTTGGTAGCCAAAATTAATGAGACTCTCGAATAGAACTTGAGCTAGGCCTTGGTTTTGAATCGGGCCATAACGAGGATCGGCTGCCACAGCAACCGCAATCATATTACGGATATTGATAATAAAGCCAATCGGATGATCCGGTGCTTTCAGTTTGATCGAATCAATAATGCGCCACAAGAAAGCTAAGGGTCGGTCTTCAGTTAAGGGACGATTGGTTACTGAATAGGGAATAATTCCTTTGACGATCAGAATATTGTCAGGAACGGCATCCGCTAGACGATTAAGCAGCAGTTCTACATCGGGTAAGTATTCGTGGCTTCCTTGGGAAATCCCATCTAAGTAGATGACGTAGCGGGAAATTTGGGTAGAACTGGAGGCTTGACGAACCGGTTCACCTGGATAGCTCAAGTCTTCATCTCCATACCATCCAGCCCACCATCCCAGGCTTTCTACTGG
Coding sequences:
- a CDS encoding protein kinase domain-containing protein → MKLQRQSNQQWIDLQAATELGVGGEAKVYGISEDQTLVAKVYHKLKPEYGLKLTAMLENPPNNPTANQNHLSFAWPEDLLFNQKQQVVGFLMPRISEMRPIIDLYNPKTRRTQWPWFEYSRLHRTARNLAGALKSLHERGYVIGDINESNILVTETTLITLVDMDSIQVKHPETKEVYRCPVGKPEFTPPELQGQAFGNLDRTPEQDCFGLAVLIFQLLMEGTHPFAGVYKLPGDPPAIAQRIAQGYFPHGRRSVPLTPMPVSPPFTLLHPKLQVLFRRCFEEGFDNPHVRPDAKVWQLALQDAERDLITCSKNDQHRYGSHLDRCPWCDRTQRLKGRDPFPSQGAVQRGLHLKPVNRKKIPIQPAPSHHWGYNRVSNAPSTAPGWSNFTPLPPSTSGYPQNTGGGTIPVMQASWRDQRRPSLHPLLAGVFVLSLAVAGVWYGNQTRIGEMGFRAPQKLELKQGNLHIHRLHTIDSQKEPITAIAISPNGQVLASNGMEGTVRLWELPSGNPTQTLEAHQDQRGSYAVSEIALSPDGKLLASASRSDNGLKLWDLTNNQQWQIKPEEGLQGVVTLAISSQYNILATGSRDRTVKLWDLYNGFRRLTFAWETGWVNRLALSPDQKTLIAGTDTGNLYQVNLVNLQDKMLPRVTHSAVGALVFMPDNQRFIVGQSSQIFIRDLASGTVQLTLLHPGEVRALAVSPDGKILASGGGDRTIQIWNLETQEVIGLLRDHQGEVLSLAFSPKGDLLVSGGADGNIKLWEVSSINNIKSGKRIIEMSELLSRAVALQRGWDDLRTLE
- a CDS encoding Yip1 family protein; amino-acid sequence: MTDTALDQFWHLVSNALTLNPEAFELINTLLLGGSVALIVVLAAGMAQAIGQSIVLYINQVKPIRFGFSLTCAAILFAIAYGFWALSVWFVGNILFNLNTQFGDVARIIGLSYAPQMLGFLVAIPYLGVPIGVILSIWSFLAVIVSFEVLTQLDTWAAFSCAALGWVFLQLCQRTIGRPITALGHWLMNTVAGTQLVFSKAELEEQVNAGYQGNQSRQKPAWVKEKAQAQTGRSSLPGSVKIVIAVLIGMILAFLFSPSSYQGLGNWYASLTKTLDLIVDLSLISSLALLFAIVLTPVESLGWWAGWYGDEDLSYPGEPVRQASSSTQISRYVIYLDGISQGSHEYLPDVELLLNRLADAVPDNILIVKGIIPYSVTNRPLTEDRPLAFLWRIIDSIKLKAPDHPIGFIINIRNMIAVAVAADPRYGPIQNQGLAQVLFESLINFGYQVESQTPITLIGYSGGGQMSMASVSYLYRATGAPIEVISLAGVISGNTGAMDVEHLYHLVGENDSVERLGPLCFPGRWPIKVNSNWNQAKRRGKISLINLGPVGHDGPTGPLDDYTFLPDGRSYMDQTVDLMTGILLEDWTMGVNPHELAISNYQRYRSVLFNQPESYPFYYPIEQTINPRLYKPVGTWMGRLLLPKSNQRQRLRGVLFEVHHTDERYQYLVGQVINLRWSDDPADTALIQEVTKDVHFVDQVQVSKQEGNVHPDRLNHWLAVTPLESLAGARPVNDVLVKLAGPVIVLEEVGLRPTLVIRREPVQISGRFQGLVTILGPLGDDRFQVRHYNPQSRHFDGVEEPVYIPSVVADSNGVFPSTNYQLEQSPVNPQGWRITGMKNEQGEFVVLSLAPASLFGVTPDQMIEGKRDTQRYIDRDCWANLAAKKGTISKVLLVNDPNQASLNNRGIYAGDRLLLIHMYGGIGGQKAEFAPMGIFFGHFSYGIAHVVEDPFTGSLKFEIEYRQIYTHNTDGIIAGSLSWERYSGDRQWGWMGCRPIGDTLIKFSPLTDDYNFDGLRFSVLDNIILELDIMAARYRIGDGTGTTFVTPINSCVQDSSQALYRAIERTVEQFQANPEIQRWLEANPNHEQTQRFEQLVELGPHLRQQLAPLRIVREDWQSDDATLGQFAIEQPAKMIYSTLASWRSLLPKLAHDVVTKTFLDQGAVCWMLRTNQVGGFDPDIEPVAPTDFGLG